From Solidesulfovibrio sp., the proteins below share one genomic window:
- a CDS encoding alkaline phosphatase family protein has translation MKAQRLVVVGWDGATFDVIKPLIAAGRLPVLARFLEDGAHGPLCSTVPPVTPVAWTSFATGASPGRHGIFDALTLDPATHEVRFVSAAMRRAAPVWSVLDARGRAAGAVNVPVTWPPDALGHGGFVIPGMFTPSDAATFVHPPELQAEIEARFGVCRDSPKLDPDPGRYLRNLLAGVDARCELTLWLMARRPLDYFCSVFMESDRVQHFFWAYRDPAHPLHGKLGGAIEAVYERLDAALGRILAACPPDTAVALVSDHGAGPLRRAIFLNRWLLDQGLLVLSGELTALAGRKPSAPRRALAALARAILPESVLTARRRAKSRAHARINNLFSAIVDWERTACVSEGIAGGIFFNPAVVAEADRPALTARLKAGLLAIVDPETGRHPFAAVHAREELYAGQAVADAPDVVTLCGPGYQVLVPHEIALYGQGAPAGLFAPHKWSGRHEQHGVFALRGPGVAAGVTLADAAMPDVTPTLLYALGEAVPDTMDGRVLAAAFTPETLAARPPAVTAGPAAGAAAPGTDGEAAARIADELSDLGYM, from the coding sequence ATGAAGGCACAACGCCTGGTGGTCGTCGGCTGGGACGGGGCCACCTTCGACGTCATCAAACCGCTCATCGCCGCCGGGCGCCTGCCCGTTCTGGCCAGATTCCTCGAGGACGGCGCCCACGGGCCGCTGTGCTCCACCGTGCCGCCCGTGACGCCGGTTGCCTGGACGAGTTTCGCCACCGGCGCCTCGCCCGGCCGCCACGGCATCTTCGACGCCCTGACCCTGGACCCGGCAACCCACGAGGTGCGCTTCGTCTCGGCGGCCATGCGCCGGGCCGCGCCGGTCTGGTCCGTCCTGGACGCCCGGGGCCGGGCGGCCGGCGCGGTCAACGTGCCCGTGACCTGGCCGCCGGACGCCCTGGGCCACGGCGGTTTCGTCATCCCGGGCATGTTCACGCCCTCCGATGCCGCGACCTTCGTCCACCCGCCCGAACTGCAGGCCGAAATCGAGGCCCGCTTCGGCGTGTGCCGCGACTCGCCCAAGCTCGACCCCGACCCCGGCCGCTACCTGCGAAACCTGCTTGCCGGCGTGGACGCGCGCTGCGAGCTGACCCTGTGGCTCATGGCCCGCCGGCCCCTCGATTACTTCTGCTCGGTATTCATGGAATCCGACCGGGTGCAGCATTTCTTCTGGGCCTACCGCGACCCGGCCCATCCGCTCCACGGCAAGCTCGGGGGGGCCATCGAGGCCGTCTACGAACGCCTCGACGCGGCCCTGGGCCGCATTCTCGCCGCCTGCCCGCCGGACACGGCCGTGGCGCTGGTGTCCGACCACGGGGCCGGCCCCCTGCGCCGGGCCATTTTCCTCAACCGCTGGCTCCTGGACCAGGGCTTGCTCGTGCTTTCGGGCGAGCTGACCGCCCTGGCCGGGCGCAAGCCCTCGGCCCCGCGCCGGGCCCTGGCCGCCCTGGCCAGGGCGATCCTGCCCGAATCCGTCCTGACCGCCCGGCGGCGGGCCAAATCCAGGGCCCACGCCCGCATCAACAACCTCTTTTCGGCCATCGTGGACTGGGAGCGCACGGCCTGCGTCTCCGAGGGCATCGCCGGCGGCATCTTCTTCAATCCCGCCGTGGTGGCCGAGGCCGACCGGCCGGCCCTGACCGCCCGGCTCAAGGCTGGCTTGCTGGCCATCGTCGACCCCGAAACCGGCCGGCATCCCTTCGCCGCCGTCCACGCCCGGGAGGAGCTCTACGCCGGGCAGGCCGTGGCCGACGCCCCGGACGTGGTGACGCTGTGCGGCCCGGGCTACCAGGTGCTCGTGCCCCACGAGATCGCGCTCTACGGCCAGGGCGCGCCGGCCGGGCTTTTCGCGCCCCACAAATGGAGCGGCCGCCACGAACAGCACGGCGTCTTCGCCCTGCGCGGCCCGGGCGTGGCCGCCGGCGTGACCCTGGCCGACGCGGCCATGCCCGACGTGACGCCGACGCTGCTCTACGCCCTGGGCGAGGCCGTGCCCGACACCATGGACGGCCGGGTGCTGGCCGCCGCCTTCACCCCCGAAACCCTGGCCGCCCGGCCCCCGGCCGTCACGGCCGGCCCGGCCGCCGGGGCCGCCGCCCCGGGCACCGACGGCGAGGCCGCCGCCCGCATCGCCGACGAACTGTCGGACCTGGGCTACATGTAG
- a CDS encoding polysaccharide biosynthesis C-terminal domain-containing protein, with translation MTPPPRSLARNFLALAVSRLIQIASGFFVLLAVARGLPLDAYGEYASLTALAGAVAALTYFGIQQIMIREMAAAPAAAPALVGQALVLRLAMIALAGLGLAAVPVFGGYGRQAVLGLGLAFGVEAMRSLAMLGCAVFQARERMGYEPPLSIVSGLASMAFVGAALWLDLGYTGVLAGLALAAGLHMALVWRVAAGRLVRPTFRFGTAALWRMCAESAVVGLGIFFHQNLFRANTLALSFWADLAAVADFQAPHEFILKLEILPQALMLAAFPALSRLAPVDPLGARRLFRLLFRHTLHVMALPSILLAFFAEPACVLLFGQKFEGSAMVLRLLSLALAPLALDMLVNNVLVAIGRQRYALYYAAAALALNAAGNWYAVPRYGAVGSAVVALCSYLWLLVFSTRFAARHGFRAHGLGALVRVLCAGGACLGACFPLRHLPLAGLAAGTVVYCGVLVGLKAFGPHDLAELRSVMQPGPAPAGRPGENP, from the coding sequence GTGACGCCGCCGCCCCGTTCCCTGGCCCGCAACTTCCTGGCCCTGGCCGTCTCGCGCCTCATCCAGATCGCCAGCGGTTTTTTCGTGCTCCTGGCCGTGGCCCGGGGCCTGCCCCTTGACGCCTACGGCGAATACGCCTCGCTGACCGCCCTGGCCGGGGCCGTGGCCGCCCTGACCTATTTCGGCATCCAGCAGATCATGATCCGCGAGATGGCCGCCGCCCCGGCCGCCGCCCCGGCCCTCGTCGGCCAGGCCCTGGTGCTGCGCCTGGCCATGATCGCCCTGGCCGGGCTGGGGCTTGCCGCCGTGCCCGTTTTCGGCGGCTACGGCCGCCAGGCCGTCCTGGGCCTGGGCCTGGCCTTTGGCGTCGAGGCCATGCGCTCCCTGGCCATGCTCGGCTGCGCCGTGTTCCAGGCCAGGGAGCGCATGGGCTACGAACCGCCCCTGTCCATCGTTTCGGGCCTGGCCTCCATGGCCTTTGTCGGCGCGGCACTGTGGCTGGACCTCGGCTACACCGGCGTCCTGGCCGGCCTGGCCCTGGCCGCCGGGCTGCACATGGCGCTTGTCTGGCGCGTGGCCGCCGGCCGGCTGGTGCGGCCGACGTTTCGCTTCGGGACGGCGGCGCTTTGGCGCATGTGCGCCGAATCGGCCGTGGTGGGACTGGGCATCTTCTTCCACCAGAACCTGTTTCGGGCCAACACCCTGGCCCTGTCCTTCTGGGCCGACCTGGCCGCCGTGGCCGACTTCCAGGCCCCCCACGAATTCATCCTCAAGCTGGAAATCCTGCCCCAGGCGCTGATGCTGGCCGCCTTTCCGGCCCTGTCCCGGCTGGCGCCCGTCGATCCCCTGGGGGCGCGGCGGCTTTTCCGCCTGCTGTTCCGCCACACCCTGCACGTCATGGCCCTGCCCTCCATCCTGCTGGCCTTTTTCGCCGAGCCGGCCTGCGTGCTGCTGTTCGGCCAGAAATTCGAGGGCTCGGCCATGGTCCTGCGCCTGCTTTCCCTGGCCCTGGCCCCCCTGGCCCTGGACATGCTCGTCAACAACGTCCTGGTGGCCATCGGCCGGCAGCGCTACGCCCTCTACTACGCGGCGGCCGCCCTGGCCCTCAACGCCGCCGGCAACTGGTACGCCGTGCCGCGGTACGGCGCCGTGGGCTCGGCCGTGGTGGCGCTTTGCTCCTACCTGTGGCTGCTGGTCTTCTCCACCCGTTTCGCCGCCCGACACGGCTTTCGCGCCCACGGCCTGGGGGCGCTCGTGCGGGTGCTGTGCGCCGGCGGGGCCTGCCTGGGGGCCTGCTTCCCGCTGCGCCACCTGCCGCTGGCCGGCCTGGCCGCCGGGACCGTGGTCTACTGCGGCGTCCTGGTGGGCCTCAAGGCCTTCGGCCCCCACGACCTGGCGGAACTGCGCTCCGTCATGCAACCCGGCCCCGCTCCGGCGGGCCGGCCCGGAGAAAACCCATGA
- a CDS encoding efflux RND transporter periplasmic adaptor subunit: MTRMKSLSGLLAVLALSLAATARAETITFLGKSYCPIKYEITWPFVTKADKGKTQGSGVTANVYELPKEQAAEQKSATELGSDMRRLLILSAPLRVGDPVSEDQILITYELPLENLMAEKQALSRSELNSLEHGLSIVENQIAQMRQHQADLENLAADKAVAPNDVRFNAQEIETLLLQRDYLIEERELARQRYDNAVIIAKSKYGKDQDIHKLPRVGYIRAPSSGYVLWTNSSLVPGMAFTKQASLLSIGRMDPMLVRASVHEIAAQKIKVGDQVSITFHAMPDKTYRTTISQVDFVAQPAMLQQPSFYEIEMTLQNPDMRIKEGMRCDVSVDVN; this comes from the coding sequence ATGACACGCATGAAATCCCTTTCCGGCCTCCTGGCCGTCCTGGCCCTGAGCCTCGCCGCCACGGCCCGGGCCGAGACCATCACCTTTCTCGGCAAAAGCTACTGCCCCATCAAATACGAAATCACCTGGCCCTTCGTCACCAAGGCCGACAAGGGCAAGACCCAGGGCAGCGGCGTCACCGCCAACGTCTACGAGCTGCCCAAGGAACAGGCCGCCGAACAGAAATCCGCCACCGAGCTCGGCTCGGACATGCGCCGGCTGCTGATCCTGTCGGCGCCGCTTCGGGTCGGCGATCCGGTCTCCGAGGACCAGATACTGATCACCTACGAACTGCCCCTGGAAAACCTCATGGCCGAAAAGCAGGCCCTGTCGCGCTCCGAGCTCAACAGCCTCGAACACGGCCTGTCCATCGTGGAGAACCAGATCGCCCAGATGCGCCAGCACCAGGCCGACCTGGAAAACCTGGCCGCGGACAAGGCCGTGGCCCCCAACGACGTGCGCTTCAACGCCCAGGAAATCGAAACCCTCCTGCTGCAGCGCGACTACCTCATCGAGGAGCGCGAACTGGCCAGGCAGCGCTACGACAACGCCGTGATCATCGCCAAATCCAAGTACGGCAAGGACCAGGACATCCACAAGCTGCCGCGCGTGGGCTACATCCGCGCCCCGTCGTCCGGCTACGTCCTGTGGACCAACTCCAGCCTGGTGCCGGGCATGGCCTTCACCAAGCAGGCGTCGCTTCTGTCCATCGGCCGCATGGACCCCATGCTCGTGCGGGCCTCGGTCCACGAAATCGCCGCCCAGAAGATCAAGGTCGGCGACCAGGTGAGCATCACCTTCCACGCCATGCCCGACAAGACCTACCGCACCACCATCAGCCAGGTCGACTTCGTGGCCCAGCCGGCCATGCTCCAGCAGCCGTCCTTTTACGAGATCGAAATGACTCTGCAAAACCCCGACATGCGCATCAAGGAAGGCATGCGCTGCGACGTGTCCGTGGACGTGAACTGA
- a CDS encoding polysaccharide biosynthesis/export family protein, with translation MPAFSVFGASRALGRRTLLAALVAALLAAAACAKPSPPPAAATSRTAAGAMAARRATLGYGDEVTVSVWRNDDLKTTARVDEAGNIHLPLAGEVRAGGRTVSELRADVAGAYARYVVEPQVTVTVATLRSQTAIVLGEVKAQGVVAVDHDMNLFEAIARSGGFTDNAGRSTVVLLRPEGDTPRAYILDMRLGTSVGQGVVGFNRYLEGGDILYVPKSTWATVEEFMGHMTSALNAVINAERFVIFLPQLRDAVNNLFQGPTTTTTTIINQQSQPVAGEVLSNSQGGVFTVQ, from the coding sequence ATGCCGGCATTTTCCGTCTTTGGCGCCTCGCGCGCCCTCGGTCGCCGCACGCTGCTGGCGGCCCTCGTCGCCGCCTTGCTGGCGGCGGCCGCCTGCGCCAAGCCGTCGCCGCCGCCGGCGGCGGCCACGTCCCGGACCGCCGCCGGGGCCATGGCGGCGCGCCGGGCCACGCTGGGCTACGGTGACGAGGTCACCGTGTCCGTGTGGCGCAACGACGACCTCAAGACCACGGCCCGGGTGGACGAGGCCGGCAACATCCACCTGCCCCTGGCCGGCGAAGTCCGGGCCGGCGGGCGCACCGTGTCGGAGCTGCGCGCCGACGTGGCCGGGGCCTACGCCAGGTATGTCGTCGAGCCGCAGGTGACGGTGACGGTGGCCACGCTGCGCAGCCAGACCGCCATCGTGCTCGGCGAGGTCAAGGCCCAGGGCGTGGTGGCCGTGGACCACGACATGAACCTGTTCGAGGCCATCGCCCGCTCGGGCGGCTTTACGGACAACGCCGGCCGGTCCACGGTGGTGCTGCTGCGCCCCGAGGGCGACACGCCCCGTGCCTACATCCTGGACATGCGCCTGGGCACGTCCGTGGGCCAGGGCGTGGTCGGGTTCAACCGCTACCTCGAAGGCGGCGACATCCTCTACGTGCCCAAGAGCACCTGGGCCACGGTGGAGGAGTTCATGGGGCACATGACCTCGGCTTTAAACGCCGTCATCAACGCCGAGCGCTTCGTCATCTTCCTGCCCCAGTTGCGCGACGCGGTGAACAACCTCTTCCAGGGGCCGACCACCACCACGACGACCATCATCAACCAGCAGTCCCAGCCCGTGGCCGGCGAAGTCTTGAGCAACAGCCAGGGCGGCGTCTTCACGGTGCAATAG
- a CDS encoding polysaccharide biosynthesis protein produces MELRQLLAILWRRRALAAWTFACVFGALLVLTLLCETQYVASAKVYLYHSSTKATLLGRVSLDSAMVSTASLTDTERATYEDLAVTVPVVRPVIEQLDLQRKRKSLQVVEFIPFVRLLADRFLPRFGLRPMTYEELTNKSLVHMLFPRPYLKAAMMEDSDILEFSSSAASMRLALDLANAAARSFVARETAMRQDECKALAEAAARELPKARATYEQALADQREVRRTEKIVDLTSEGQQLVSRYFTLSADRDSNRLSLIRAQGMLQNVKAQLAKRPEFRKTSESIQRSTLIDSVKLTLRDLYMDLAAAKSRLTPEHPQVKEIENKIEEAKRIIKGESQKIFGSETVSTDPTYSYLSERTADYTAQVAGYESQDAAFGTLLADVEKQADGFPGRAAASALVSARVDANQSFLASLNQMESMARAGEGLDLSIAHVVEPAEWPGKIDDFMRPKLSLMLAAGLAAGLFLGLIAALLAAWTDDTVGSREGLEAAGATVLAAVPARPGPARSQSLRRLREMLFPAGAAPSGEDAGTAVVLAGIEAAGDETPGLAWELAQAVARTGEPTLVVDADLCAPALCALAGLPAGPGLAEVLAGDVSLEAVLVPGPQPGLTVLPAGRGVSAAAADRLLDGPEAGNVLAALAGRFSRVLLVAAPLGRRDDALTLARAAGGPVLVAGLHRAGAAAVAEAARACRAILGRAPLAVLAGVPADDLTPREQWRNIVSRLRRGRAKKAAA; encoded by the coding sequence GTGGAACTTCGCCAGCTTCTCGCCATCCTGTGGCGTCGCCGGGCGCTTGCGGCCTGGACCTTCGCCTGCGTGTTCGGCGCCCTGCTCGTGCTGACCCTGCTGTGCGAGACCCAGTACGTGGCCTCGGCCAAGGTCTACCTGTACCATTCCTCCACCAAGGCCACGCTGCTCGGCCGGGTGTCCCTGGACTCGGCCATGGTCAGCACGGCCTCGCTGACCGACACCGAGCGGGCCACCTACGAGGATCTGGCCGTCACGGTGCCGGTGGTGCGGCCGGTGATCGAGCAGCTCGACTTGCAGCGCAAGCGCAAGTCGCTGCAGGTGGTGGAGTTCATCCCCTTCGTGCGCCTGCTGGCGGACCGCTTCCTGCCGCGTTTCGGCCTGCGCCCCATGACCTACGAGGAACTGACCAACAAGTCCCTGGTCCACATGCTTTTTCCCCGGCCGTACCTCAAGGCGGCCATGATGGAGGATTCCGACATCCTGGAATTCTCCTCCTCGGCTGCGTCCATGCGGCTGGCCCTGGACCTGGCCAACGCCGCGGCCAGGTCCTTCGTGGCCAGGGAGACGGCCATGCGCCAGGACGAGTGCAAGGCCCTGGCCGAGGCCGCGGCCCGGGAGCTGCCCAAGGCCCGGGCCACCTACGAACAGGCCCTGGCCGACCAGCGCGAGGTGCGCCGCACCGAAAAGATCGTGGACCTCACCTCCGAGGGGCAGCAGTTGGTCTCGCGCTACTTCACCCTGTCGGCGGACCGCGACTCCAACCGCCTGAGCCTCATCCGGGCCCAGGGCATGCTGCAAAACGTCAAGGCCCAGCTGGCCAAGCGGCCGGAATTCCGCAAGACGTCCGAGTCCATCCAGCGCTCGACGCTGATCGATTCCGTCAAGCTCACCCTGCGCGACCTGTACATGGACCTGGCCGCGGCCAAGTCGCGGCTCACGCCCGAGCATCCCCAGGTCAAGGAAATCGAGAACAAGATCGAGGAAGCCAAGCGCATCATCAAGGGCGAATCCCAGAAGATCTTCGGCTCGGAGACCGTGTCCACGGACCCGACCTACAGCTACCTGAGCGAACGGACCGCCGACTACACGGCGCAGGTGGCCGGCTACGAGAGCCAGGACGCGGCCTTCGGGACGCTGCTGGCCGACGTGGAGAAGCAAGCCGACGGCTTCCCCGGCCGGGCCGCCGCCTCGGCCCTGGTCTCGGCCCGGGTGGACGCCAACCAGAGCTTCCTGGCCAGCCTCAACCAGATGGAATCCATGGCCCGGGCCGGCGAGGGCCTGGACCTGTCCATCGCCCATGTGGTGGAGCCGGCCGAATGGCCGGGCAAGATCGACGACTTCATGCGGCCCAAACTGTCGCTGATGCTGGCGGCGGGTTTGGCGGCCGGTCTTTTCCTGGGCCTGATCGCGGCCCTGCTGGCCGCCTGGACCGACGACACGGTCGGTTCGCGGGAGGGTCTGGAGGCGGCCGGGGCGACGGTGCTGGCGGCCGTGCCGGCCCGGCCCGGCCCGGCCCGGTCCCAGTCCCTGCGGCGGCTTCGCGAGATGCTGTTCCCGGCCGGGGCCGCCCCCTCCGGCGAAGACGCCGGGACGGCCGTGGTCCTGGCCGGGATCGAGGCGGCGGGGGACGAAACGCCGGGCCTGGCCTGGGAACTGGCCCAGGCCGTGGCCCGCACCGGCGAGCCGACGCTCGTGGTGGACGCGGATCTGTGTGCCCCGGCCCTTTGCGCCCTGGCCGGGCTGCCGGCCGGGCCGGGGCTGGCCGAGGTCCTGGCCGGGGACGTGTCCCTGGAGGCGGTCCTGGTTCCCGGGCCGCAGCCGGGGCTGACCGTGCTGCCGGCCGGGCGAGGGGTGTCGGCGGCGGCGGCGGACCGGCTCCTGGACGGCCCGGAGGCGGGCAACGTCCTGGCGGCGCTTGCCGGGCGCTTTTCGCGGGTGCTGCTCGTGGCCGCGCCGCTTGGCCGCCGCGACGACGCCCTGACCCTGGCCCGGGCGGCCGGCGGGCCGGTGCTCGTGGCCGGGCTGCACCGGGCGGGCGCGGCCGCCGTGGCCGAGGCGGCCCGGGCCTGCCGGGCGATCCTCGGCCGGGCGCCCCTGGCCGTGCTCGCGGGCGTGCCCGCCGACGACCTCACCCCCCGGGAGCAGTGGCGGAACATCGTGTCCCGGCTGCGCCGGGGCCGGGCCAAAAAGGCGGCCGCCTAG
- a CDS encoding exonuclease V subunit alpha: MNQSDPGMFDTAAYAEALSFARSLRDPGKPLEFPSYSDYVRLVAERVVIDLDAFDPDMADFHELPETYELAYLTARLERLRARIAAERGLDVSGL, from the coding sequence ATGAACCAGTCAGACCCCGGCATGTTCGACACCGCCGCCTACGCCGAAGCCCTGTCCTTTGCCCGAAGCCTGCGCGACCCGGGCAAACCGCTCGAATTCCCGAGCTATTCCGACTATGTGCGATTGGTGGCCGAACGCGTGGTCATCGACCTCGACGCCTTCGATCCGGATATGGCCGATTTCCACGAACTGCCCGAGACCTACGAGCTGGCCTACCTGACGGCCAGGCTCGAACGCCTGCGGGCGCGCATCGCCGCCGAGCGCGGCCTGGATGTGAGCGGCCTCTAG
- a CDS encoding O-antigen ligase family protein: MTAHALAPPRPWPAALALAGLAGAGAVLFQDWRMVAGASALAVGAALVRFPFAGLLCTVALLFVGTPSLKISHAPGVVTQFFPAMLLVPPLLLGFLAAAARDGPRPAPMRREHLTPLAPFVLAVVSLHLCGLAWAPHANFALGQVATVCFDAVFFWMLVAAVSDARRLRALCFAVVVSAVLVCATMVCGALYDWAGTRHLATGIALNFELFSEARWGRIGGLCSANQSGGFLVFAAFVTLGLAGLYRRLARVLLWLLALVFLTFVVVSGSRGAILAFCGAAGAFLVFHEPSRRRLLSRSSLLALALGLAILAGKPSFIDRMLVGFGYSGPLLFSEKKKTESSSNVSGSGARFRMWKQALSVMADRPELLVLGLGPGGFIWHTREPEVHSLWLAFFFDLGIVGGLAGLLGLAVLAASVVSALRRAPPGPARTLFIAVAVASLAEIGLHSLIDHDLTSPVSRFAWLYVAVLAAGLRVVRNAPENAARPLGENAHETPATPDAGRPLPAGGPGRLVAVPLPGPAGPGTAGGPGPAAGRP, from the coding sequence ATGACGGCCCACGCCCTCGCCCCGCCCCGCCCCTGGCCGGCGGCCCTGGCCCTGGCCGGGCTGGCTGGCGCCGGCGCGGTGCTTTTCCAGGACTGGCGGATGGTCGCCGGGGCCTCGGCCCTGGCCGTGGGCGCCGCCCTGGTCCGCTTCCCCTTCGCCGGCCTGCTGTGCACGGTGGCACTGCTCTTCGTCGGCACCCCGTCGCTCAAAATCAGCCACGCCCCGGGCGTGGTCACCCAGTTCTTCCCGGCCATGCTCCTTGTGCCGCCGCTGCTGCTGGGCTTTCTGGCCGCCGCCGCCAGGGACGGGCCGCGGCCCGCGCCCATGCGCCGGGAGCACCTGACGCCGCTTGCGCCCTTTGTCCTGGCCGTGGTGAGCCTGCACCTGTGCGGCCTGGCCTGGGCGCCCCACGCGAACTTCGCCCTGGGGCAAGTGGCCACGGTCTGCTTCGACGCGGTTTTTTTCTGGATGCTCGTGGCCGCCGTGTCCGACGCCCGGCGGCTGCGGGCGCTGTGTTTCGCCGTGGTGGTTTCGGCCGTGCTCGTGTGCGCCACCATGGTCTGCGGCGCGCTTTACGACTGGGCCGGCACCCGGCATCTGGCCACGGGGATCGCCCTCAATTTCGAACTTTTCTCCGAAGCCCGCTGGGGGCGCATCGGCGGGTTGTGCTCGGCCAACCAGTCCGGCGGCTTCCTGGTCTTCGCGGCCTTCGTCACCCTGGGGCTGGCCGGGCTGTATCGCCGGCTCGCCCGCGTCCTGCTGTGGCTGCTCGCCCTGGTCTTCCTCACCTTCGTGGTGGTCTCGGGTTCGCGCGGGGCCATCCTCGCCTTTTGCGGCGCGGCCGGGGCGTTCCTGGTGTTCCACGAACCCTCGCGGCGCCGGCTCCTCAGCCGTTCCAGCCTGCTGGCCCTGGCCCTGGGGCTGGCCATCCTGGCCGGCAAGCCGTCGTTTATCGACCGCATGCTGGTCGGCTTCGGCTATTCCGGGCCGCTGCTTTTCTCCGAAAAGAAAAAGACCGAATCCTCCTCCAACGTCAGCGGCTCCGGGGCACGGTTTCGCATGTGGAAGCAGGCGCTTTCGGTCATGGCCGACCGGCCCGAACTGCTGGTGCTCGGCCTTGGCCCCGGAGGATTCATCTGGCACACCCGCGAGCCCGAGGTGCACAGCCTGTGGCTGGCCTTTTTCTTCGACCTGGGCATCGTCGGGGGACTGGCCGGCCTCCTGGGGCTGGCCGTTTTGGCCGCCTCGGTGGTTTCGGCCCTGCGCCGGGCGCCGCCCGGGCCGGCCCGGACGCTTTTCATTGCCGTGGCCGTGGCCTCCCTGGCCGAAATCGGCCTGCACAGCCTCATCGACCACGACCTGACCTCGCCCGTGTCGCGTTTCGCCTGGCTGTATGTGGCCGTGCTGGCCGCCGGCCTGCGCGTCGTGCGCAACGCGCCCGAAAACGCGGCGCGCCCCCTTGGAGAAAACGCCCATGAAACGCCTGCGACGCCTGATGCTGGCCGTCCTTTGCCCGCTGGCGGCCCTGGCCGTCTTGTCGCCGTCCCCCTGCCCGGCCCAGCCGGACCCGGAACGGCTGGTGGCCCAGGCCCGGCAGCTGGCCGCCCGTGA
- a CDS encoding SDR family oxidoreductase, protein MRILVTGGFGYIGSVLVPELLALGHEVTAFDIGWFGRHLPDHPKLTAVVGDTRDIDAVPVAGMDAIVSLANVANDPCGDLDAKLTWEVNTLAIMKLAEKAAACGVKQFLHASSGSVYGVKDEPQVTEDLPCVPISDYNKTKMVSERVLLSYADKFALQIIRPATVCGYSPRMRLDVAVNLLTMQALAKKHITVLGGDQTRPNIHMKDIVRVFLHFLETGGKYTGIFNAGFENISILDLARMIVDVAPAEIEIKPSNDPRSYRQNSDKLLATGFTPKYGVADGIRDVAEAFASGALCDEDRWYNIRTMKTLPRL, encoded by the coding sequence ATGCGCATTCTCGTCACCGGCGGCTTCGGTTATATCGGCAGCGTGCTCGTGCCCGAACTGCTGGCCCTGGGGCACGAGGTCACGGCCTTCGACATCGGCTGGTTCGGCCGCCACCTCCCCGATCATCCCAAACTCACGGCCGTCGTCGGCGACACCCGGGACATCGATGCCGTGCCCGTGGCCGGCATGGACGCCATCGTCAGCCTGGCCAACGTGGCCAACGACCCCTGCGGCGACCTCGACGCCAAGCTGACCTGGGAGGTCAACACCCTGGCCATCATGAAGCTGGCCGAGAAAGCCGCCGCCTGCGGGGTGAAGCAGTTCCTGCACGCCTCCTCGGGCTCGGTCTACGGGGTGAAGGACGAGCCGCAGGTGACCGAGGACCTGCCCTGCGTGCCCATCTCGGACTACAACAAGACCAAGATGGTCAGCGAGCGCGTGCTGTTGAGCTACGCCGACAAGTTCGCCCTGCAGATCATCCGGCCGGCCACGGTGTGCGGCTATTCCCCGCGCATGCGCCTGGACGTGGCCGTGAACCTTTTGACCATGCAGGCCCTGGCCAAGAAGCACATCACCGTCCTTGGCGGCGACCAGACCCGGCCCAACATCCACATGAAGGACATCGTGCGGGTCTTCCTGCACTTCCTGGAAACGGGCGGCAAATACACCGGCATCTTCAACGCCGGCTTCGAAAACATCTCCATCCTCGACCTGGCCCGGATGATCGTGGACGTGGCCCCGGCGGAAATCGAGATCAAGCCGTCCAACGACCCCCGCTCCTACCGCCAGAATTCCGACAAGCTCCTGGCCACGGGGTTTACGCCCAAATACGGCGTGGCCGACGGCATCCGCGACGTGGCCGAGGCCTTTGCCTCGGGCGCGCTTTGCGACGAGGACCGCTGGTACAACATCCGCACCATGAAAACCCTGCCCCGGTTGTAG